The stretch of DNA GGTAACCATCTAGCCAATGAGTTTAGTAAACTAAAAAGTATAGTACTTATTCTGAACTGCAGTGCAGCAGCCATATAAAGTACAAAAGTAGTGCagttaaataatgcaaaatccAAGCAGTAGTCCCAGTACTTTAATAACTGCACCTGCCCCACTTCACAGGTTTGGGCCACGGCAGATCAGAGTCGAGTCTGCTATGCTGAGGGCTTACAACAGCGGCACCAGGGCAGCACCTTATGAGTCTCTTATGGTTGCTGATATTGGGGATGTGAATGTtaatgtgtttgacctgaaagACACTTGCAAACGTATCAGGGAGGTCTACAAAAAGATCCTGGCCACTGGCTGCATCCCACTAactatgggtgagtgtaatgaGAGGAAAATGGACTCCAGAGAGCTGAGAAATCTTCTAGAAGTTCCCCTGTTGACTTGATTTTTGTTCAGAGAGTTGCACAAATACTCAGGGTTAGCTCAGTAAATGTTTCCTAACAGATCGATAAAAGTGTTGCAATATCTGTTCAATTATCTGTTTAAATGGCCCCACATAAACTATAGAGAAGATTTGATCAAAGGTTTGATTTTAATGAAGATTTTGTCTGCAGGTGGTGATCACACAATTGCTTATCCAATTCTGCAAGCTGTTGCTGAGAAGTAAGTATGCTTTATCCTGAGGAACTGTATCGATCTATATATCACGAGAGGAGATAcagctgcaaaactatttttacACTTTGGTATACAACATTCTTTTGTTTCACGATGAACTGTGACTTACTAGAGCACTTAAGCAATTTAGTATTTTCCAAACTTCCAAAACACCAGAGCCTACATATCAGTAATGCATGACCCCAGTGTCCCTTAAGATATGCATTATTGCATTGAATTCTCAGactctgtacattttttttttttttttttttttgtgaaccgTTTTCCTGAATGTTTTCCTGAGAATGCAGGAAGGGTCCTCCGTTAATATATGCGTGCCAATGAGAAACAACAACTTCCTCTTAACCATCTTCTACACTGTGTCCTTGTGCCTGTGATAACTTGTTAGACATGGCCCTGTGGGTTTGATCCATGTGGATGCTCATGCTGACACCAGTGATGTGATATTGGGGGAGAAAATAGGCCATGGGACTCCTTTCAGACGGTGTGTGGAGGAAGGGCTGCTGGACTGCAAGAGAGTGGTCCAGATCGGCCTTCGGGGTTCAGGATACTCTGCCGACTCGTATGAATGGAGTCGGGCACAGGTACTCTGGTAGATTACCATATCATTTGTGGGCAGTATACTGTATTCCCTATAGGGAAATGCCTCTGACAAAAACACCATTGGTCTTACCACATGCAAAGTAATGTAACTAATTTTGGTAGCTTGGAGATGTCTTTGTCTTAGTAAGTCTAATTAGATTCATAAGGATACGGCAAATTGTGCTAATCAACAATTAATTTATCAttgttagtgtttttgttgGATCAACAAGGTGCAGAACTCTGGGGAACTCTGACTGTCTTAAAGCTTCATTGTTTTTGCTtcaatctgaaaaaaaatttcagatgCCAGATATCTCAGCATTTTCAGTCACTGAAGCAGAAAACTGCAGATCTGGTATACAGACGTGGACAAAATTCTTGGTACACCTCTGGTAAAGAAAACCCCACAGTGGTCactaaaataacttgaaactggcAAAAGTAGCAATGGCGCCAGATTAGCTCAGTGTGAGCAGGCAGCCATATGCCTTAGGGCTGAAAGTCAGCAGCCCGGGCTCGAGTCCCACCCATGGCCCCTTGCTGCATGCCTTTCCCTGCTCCTTCTCCCTACTTTCCTTCAGTCACTGTCCAATAATGgccaaaaaattaaagattttcTGAAAATTACCTAATGAAAATCAAACATTGCTTTGGAATTGTGGTTCAACataagtattttaaaaaaacaaaaaaactaatgaaactggcctggacaaaaatgatggtacccTTAACTTGCGCAACCTTTTGAGTCAATCACTGCAACAATCAAGTGATTTCTATAACTCTCAGTGAGACTTCTGTACCTGTCCACAGGTGTTTTGGCCCACTCCTTGTGAGCAAACAGCTCAagctgtctcaggtttgaagggTCCCTTTTTCAGAttgcatgtttcagctccttccacagatGTTAAATAGGATTTGGATCAGGACTTATTGAAGGCCACTTCAGAATCATCCAGTGTTTAGTTCTTAGCCATTCCTGCatgtttttagctgtgttttgggtcattatcctgtaGGAGGACCCATGACCTGCAACTGAGacaaagctttctgacactgggcagcatatttttgcacattttgctTGATAGTCTTGATTTTGTTGTATCCTGCACAGGTTCAAGATCCTGTGTgccagatgcagcaaagcagccccagaacatAACGTAGTCTCCTCCGTGTTTCACAGTGGGCTTTTCTTTgtatgcttcatttttctgtctaAACATAGAGCTGATGTGACTTTCCTCTCATGTGTCCAAAGGACATCCTCCCAGAAGCTTTGTGGCTTTTCAATATGCGttttggcaaattccagtcTCGCGTTTATATGACTTGCTTTTAACAGTGTCTTCAGTTGTCTTCCATTAAGTCCACTTTGGCTGAGACTGTGATGGATGATGTGGTTTGACACTGATACTTTGACCTTGGAGTTCACCTCTAGCCCCTTAGGAAGTTGTTCTGGGCTCTTTGGACTCATATTATCCGTATTATCTCTTCAATTTGTCATCAATTTTCCTCTCGCAGCCACATCCAGGGAGGTTGGCTACAGTCCTGTGGAGCTTAACCTTCTGAATATGTGCAACTGGAGTCACAGGAACATCAAGCTGCTTGGAGATGGTTTTGTAGCCTTTACCTTGAACATGCTTGTCAATAATTGTCTTATCTCCTGACAAAGCTCTTAGCCTTCTGTGGTCCATGTTCAGTGTGGTACACTGCACAGTGAATACTtttcagcctttaaaaaggcAGACTGGATGATTACAagttagaagacacctgtgatGCTAATTACAGGACACACCTTAGTTTAACATGTCCCTATGGTCACCTTATTTTCAGCCTTTTCTTGCGGTACCATAATTTTTTGTCCCAGCCAGTTTCATAAGTGTGTGTTTAAGTTTTCAGTAAATGTTATATTACttttcagtttcaagttatttcagtgaccattgtgggtgtttctttaacagaagggcACCAACAatgttgtctgtgtgtatttgtgtgtaatatAATAAAGTTCTCTCCCCTCCCCCAGGGCTTCCGTGTGGTCCAAGTAGAAGAGTGTTGGTTCAAATCTCTTGCGCCTCTAATGGCTGAGGTCAGGAATCAGATGGGCAAAGGTCCAGTATACCTCAGTTTTGACATTGACGCTCTTGACCCCGGCTTTGCGCCTGGAACAGGCACACCTGAGATTGCAGGGCTCACTCCCATACAGGTAAACAAGGTGCTAAAAACACCTCAAAAATTACTCTAGTAGTTCCTtgctataaaaaaatacatacacgtgttctttttaatatatttagttGTTTCCGTTGTATGATTTTGAAGGCTTTTTGTTATCTTTGTCATCTTGATTTGGCTTTAGGGTGTTGAGATTATTCGGGGATGCCGTGGTCTGAACCTTGTTGGCTGTGATCTAGTGGAGGTGTCTCCACCCTATGACACCACAGGTGCTCTTTGAATTTAATTTCTTgtaaaatcccccccccccccccccccccccccccccccgtcactCATGCTCTTGTATGCCCCCCTCTCTCAACAGGAAACACTGCATTGACTGGGGCCAACCTTCTCTTTGAAATGTTGTGTGTTCTCCCAAAAATTAAGTACTACTGATCAATATTGAGGACAGAGACTCAAAagacactgctcaaaaaaaatcaaaggaacactttttaatcagagtataggtCATTAATCACGTTCAGATCTATTGGGGTTAAAGAAATTAACAGGTTTGCTATGGGGGTAACAGTGAGACAGCACCCTGACACCCGGACTTTCAGACCACCTTGCTAGAGCAATCCCAGCCTGTGcctttcacagatgagagaagattcaccctgagcacatgtgacagatgtgaaaggtgtctggagaagctgtggagaacactatgctgcctgtaacatttagCAGGACCTGTTTGATGGTGGgccagtgatggtctggggaggcctATCCATGGAAGGATGCACAgatctctacaggctaggcatcagcatcctgactgccattaagtatcaggatgaaatccttggacccattgtcaccACCTACCTGGgttctgggttcctcctggtgcgtGACAAgagcctggcctcatgtggcaagagtatgcaggcaggtCCTGTTGGAGGAAGGAATTGATCATTGACCTAGACCCCAAGCATGGTGGGAGGCTAGGTCAGACAAGCCCCCATGCTTGTCTGGCC from Archocentrus centrarchus isolate MPI-CPG fArcCen1 chromosome 7, fArcCen1, whole genome shotgun sequence encodes:
- the agmat gene encoding guanidino acid hydrolase, mitochondrial, which translates into the protein MFSVWRNLPLSRTFATAAAVDFCALQPRQTWALCNNGRGLCVNPNRKCSGKRYNVPPSAEFVSRVSGIPTMAKLPYQETADGLDAAFVGVPIDTGTSNRPGARFGPRQIRVESAMLRAYNSGTRAAPYESLMVADIGDVNVNVFDLKDTCKRIREVYKKILATGCIPLTMGGDHTIAYPILQAVAEKHGPVGLIHVDAHADTSDVILGEKIGHGTPFRRCVEEGLLDCKRVVQIGLRGSGYSADSYEWSRAQGFRVVQVEECWFKSLAPLMAEVRNQMGKGPVYLSFDIDALDPGFAPGTGTPEIAGLTPIQGVEIIRGCRGLNLVGCDLVEVSPPYDTTGNTALTGANLLFEMLCVLPKIKYY